Below is a window of Zingiber officinale cultivar Zhangliang unplaced genomic scaffold, Zo_v1.1 ctg61, whole genome shotgun sequence DNA.
CTTCAATCTTGATTAAATTGAATGACCCATCCAATTCGACTTATTCTAGTCAACTGACAGTTGTATTGTTTGAACTCAAGACCTTTCCAACAACTTGTCAACAAAATGGAGGATAATTTCATTAAACACAGAAAATCAACTAATGTTAACCAAACTCAACTGATTCACATTGAAATTATCCAATCTGGCTAAGTATGGATAACTCTAGCAGTGATAGTTACAAGTCAAGATAGTTAATGAGGCATCAACGAGTCACGAGTATAAATTAATTTATTCCTCACTGGAAAATTGATGAGTGTCCCAGCACCCCAGTATTTTAGAGCAGCAAGATCATATGCTCTAGCTGCAGCCTCCTCCTCATCATAAGCACCTAAAAATCATCACAATGGAGAGAAGATAACAGAATGAATTTCCAAATTGATGAATTAACTAGCAAGGAGAAAAATTGTGTATACCTAAGTACACTGGAGGGAATGTCCACACATGATTACcatgcaaataaagaaatttaagttagctcacaagaaataaatgccaTGTCCATGAAGACCACTCTACAAAAGATACTATATCTCAAAAATATAACAGAATTTGACCTAATAATATTACAAGCAAAATAACTGAGACATTAGACAATGGAATCCTATGTATATTAAAGATATTTCGTGTAAATTGGTTGGTATGCGTCTTGTTTCTTTACTTAccttgttttcctttcttattCTGATTCTGATTCCAAGTGCTTTTATCCCAGAGATGAGCCTCATACCGACCTGTCCACCTATgtctaaaatttgaaaaaaaataataataataaattgaaaagaaagAGCAGCTTAGGAAATTGGAACAAACAAAAAACATGCATCTATAGCTTCAGGATAAAGTGAAAATAAGGCCTTTTAAGGCGTTACTGTAGGAAGTTGAAGCTAGAAGCTAGAAATTTAATTGTTAACGGGCTTAAGTTAGGGATGAATTGGTTGACATATTTGCATCTTTAAGATTTTCTTTTCACACCTTAAACATACTGACTGAAATTTTTCACAAAACCAAGAGGATCATTCCCCCAAATTGAACTATTCTTGTCATTTTCCACTTGGGATGATTTGTACTGCTCCTAATCAAAAGGCCTTTATTATAAGCTAGGACAAATGTAGATATTGGATAAGCAATATCGAGTTAAGTATTTTATCTATGCtatcaagcaatccagaaaagcATGACTTGCTGTTGACAACTGCTTTTTGTAACTAATAAAATCCAGTAGGGACATAGATAGTCTATTTCAAAACCGAGTAGGGGCACAAATTTATTTTGCGAGAAGATTAATGTATTATTAATCTTGCATTTGTTTTAGTTGTGCACAAGGAAGCAAACAATTTAGACTCACCATCTATTCACCCCACTCAAGCAGGACCATCTTCATcgacatttttcataaaaaatattcTAGAATAATAGGCAGTCTAATATACATCATAAAACACACTCATAAGATATGCAGTCAACAAGTTGAGTAGTAT
It encodes the following:
- the LOC122037560 gene encoding AP2-like ethylene-responsive transcription factor At2g41710, with product MATDPGIPKVEAAPGGSGDASSEGRRGSDPPRLDLKKARKERICTAKERISRMPPCAAGKRSSIYRGVTRHRWTGRYEAHLWDKSTWNQNQNKKGKQVYLGAYDEEEAAARAYDLAALKYWGAGTLINFPVRNKLIYTRDSLMPH